The following proteins come from a genomic window of Aricia agestis chromosome 19, ilAriAges1.1, whole genome shotgun sequence:
- the LOC121736571 gene encoding uncharacterized protein LOC121736571 isoform X2 — protein sequence MSCCVLNCVNNENSGSPNDDVIFYRIPKEYYLKQLWTEAIGTPEWELRPNSVVCSAHFGEFDFTISETGEKLLMDGAVPSQYLKTHIDLHEAAKFKTCRVCLGMDRRMYHIRDYNLHHAYEMIVGVMVEARDRLPQMLCWECANKLMSYRTFKEKAQKTQQLLSDKLAAEVCDILTVGHIKSINRIKCNLKSHLTLKFTEPDKFDVHIDHDRVVLLPEIKIEDKIKSEDIGQEAECNIDLKLEDDDVKDELNHSSGTDSDDIKLSERRTRLVRKRKLQKREVAARKRSKKVVKEKNTDGVNGP from the exons ATGAGCTGTTGCGTTTTAAACTGTGTCAACAATGAGAACTCGGGGTCTCCAAACGATGATGTTATTTTCTACAG AATACCAAAAGAGTATTATTTGAAACAGTTATGGACAGAAGCTATTGGTACACCTGAGTGGGAACTACGGCCTAACAG TGTAGTATGTTCGGCACATTTTGGAGAGTTTGACTTTACCATCTCTGAAACGGGAGAAAAGTTGCTCATGGATGGTGCGGTCCCCAGCCAGTATCTT AAGACACATATCGATCTTCATGAAGCAGCTAAATTCAAA ACCTGCAGAGTGTGCCTGGGCATGGACAGGAGGATGTACCACATCAGGGACTACAACTTACATCATGCTTATGAGATGATTGTTGGAGTTATG GTGGAGGCTAGAGACCGTCTACCTCAGATGCTTTGTTGGGAATGTGCCAATAAACTGATGTCATATAGAACATTCAAAGAGAAAGCGCAGAAAACACAACAGCTTCTATCAGATAAGCTCGCAGCTGAAGTGTGTGAT ATTCTAACTGTTGGCCATATAAAGTCTATAAAtcgaataaaatgtaatttaaaatctCATTTAACGCTCAAATTTACCGAGCCGGATAAGTTCGATGTGCACATCGACCACGACCGAGTGGTTCTGCTGCCGGAGATCAAAATCGAAGACAAGATCAAGTCTGAGGACATCGGTCAGGAAGCCGAATGTAACATAGACTTGAAACTGGAGGACGACGATGTGAAGGACGAGTTAAACCACAGCAGTGGCACCGACAGCGACGACATCAAACTCAGCGAGAGGAGGACTAGACTAGTAAGGAAAAGAAAGTTGCAGAAAAGAGAAGTGGCAGCCAGGAAAAGATCGAAGAAGGTGGTGAAAGAGAAAAACACTGATGGGGTGAA CGGACCCTAG
- the LOC121736571 gene encoding uncharacterized protein LOC121736571 isoform X1, which translates to MSCCVLNCVNNENSGSPNDDVIFYRIPKEYYLKQLWTEAIGTPEWELRPNSVVCSAHFGEFDFTISETGEKLLMDGAVPSQYLKTHIDLHEAAKFKTCRVCLGMDRRMYHIRDYNLHHAYEMIVGVMVEARDRLPQMLCWECANKLMSYRTFKEKAQKTQQLLSDKLAAEVCDILTVGHIKSINRIKCNLKSHLTLKFTEPDKFDVHIDHDRVVLLPEIKIEDKIKSEDIGQEAECNIDLKLEDDDVKDELNHSSGTDSDDIKLSERRTRLVRKRKLQKREVAARKRSKKVVKEKNTDGVNGRWSGRWSSPPSRSVA; encoded by the exons ATGAGCTGTTGCGTTTTAAACTGTGTCAACAATGAGAACTCGGGGTCTCCAAACGATGATGTTATTTTCTACAG AATACCAAAAGAGTATTATTTGAAACAGTTATGGACAGAAGCTATTGGTACACCTGAGTGGGAACTACGGCCTAACAG TGTAGTATGTTCGGCACATTTTGGAGAGTTTGACTTTACCATCTCTGAAACGGGAGAAAAGTTGCTCATGGATGGTGCGGTCCCCAGCCAGTATCTT AAGACACATATCGATCTTCATGAAGCAGCTAAATTCAAA ACCTGCAGAGTGTGCCTGGGCATGGACAGGAGGATGTACCACATCAGGGACTACAACTTACATCATGCTTATGAGATGATTGTTGGAGTTATG GTGGAGGCTAGAGACCGTCTACCTCAGATGCTTTGTTGGGAATGTGCCAATAAACTGATGTCATATAGAACATTCAAAGAGAAAGCGCAGAAAACACAACAGCTTCTATCAGATAAGCTCGCAGCTGAAGTGTGTGAT ATTCTAACTGTTGGCCATATAAAGTCTATAAAtcgaataaaatgtaatttaaaatctCATTTAACGCTCAAATTTACCGAGCCGGATAAGTTCGATGTGCACATCGACCACGACCGAGTGGTTCTGCTGCCGGAGATCAAAATCGAAGACAAGATCAAGTCTGAGGACATCGGTCAGGAAGCCGAATGTAACATAGACTTGAAACTGGAGGACGACGATGTGAAGGACGAGTTAAACCACAGCAGTGGCACCGACAGCGACGACATCAAACTCAGCGAGAGGAGGACTAGACTAGTAAGGAAAAGAAAGTTGCAGAAAAGAGAAGTGGCAGCCAGGAAAAGATCGAAGAAGGTGGTGAAAGAGAAAAACACTGATGGGGTGAA CGGGAGGTGGAGCGGGCGGTGGAGCTCCCCACCTTCGAGGTCCGTCGCCTGA
- the LOC121736542 gene encoding zinc finger protein 23-like, with the protein MKAGVKMRCCVENCTNDSNKINKFNGITFHMFPKDEKLRNVWIQALGIHDWEPKERSAICSEHFKQDAFYETKSGSRKLRNGAVPLPAMESNEELGDPASLMVCRICLAIDVKMHHIRDNNLVYLFEDVTGILLGADDRLPKMLCWECTGRLKSAKKFIDKAVRCNALLASTGDIDGFITIGDIKAINRSQNKLQSNLVTESLNDCHLVISDDIKTEKQVEYDEFSDDNRDELPESEPVLEVKDEKIFVEEYPGYTSEDDRTLSEVYKEKKVKKKKCKVKSDKVKDPDVEAEMESVVKGSADDTPETTMNRYKKSMVRRRKVESFGLELFTVTTASYEEQVAEVARRQESHAYRTAPFRCTVCYRAFNTRDRYDAHAVRHSEQSGAYECFICKTRLKTARALRKHLTAQHTEKYSCKGCPFSTRNRGVARDHERWHAGTKYQCPHCPSEFDKVTTYLGHIRIKHVSRFVCGLCGYTFISQKGIDVHKRKKHRLADDQLPLEGPYCAECDVRFLTQEAHDRHLQLSSQHSTDHDPNRIRNDSQSMNTEGRRRGEVRRIERRPRVHAGDAPADEDAAMGGGPVSCEQCGIQLHDLRLYAQHFRRAHPDKNRTKYPAMKSPCMCEQCGRIFQSMALLKDHMWVHTGEKRFKCDRCDKSFTQKTNLVFHMRVHSAQRPSFPCPVCGKHFAFFNNRRRHMFIHTGLKPFKCDTCDKCFTTGGELRAHVDHVHLKKPWPKRVRTRHHAWPGPED; encoded by the exons ATGAAAGCTGGTGTAAAAATGAGGTGCTGTGTAGAAAACTGTACAAATGACtcgaataaaataaacaaatttaatGGGATCACATTTCACAT GTTTCCAAAAGATGAAAAATTGAGAAATGTTTGGATTCAAGCTCTAGGCATTCATGATTGGGAGCCCAAGGAGCGCAG TGCAATATGTTCGGAACACTTCAAACAAGATGCCTTCTATGAAACTAAATCTGGCTCAAGAAAGTTAAGAAATGGAGCTGTCCCATTGCCTGCTATG GAATCAAATGAGGAATTGGGAGATCCTGCATCCTTAATG GTGTGCAGGATATGTTTGGCAATAGACGTAAAGATGCACCACATAAGAGACAACAATCTGGTCTACCTCTTTGAGGATGTCACAGGGATACtg CTCGGTGCAGATGACAGGCTACCAAAGATGTTGTGCTGGGAGTGCACCGGGCGACTAAAATCCGCCAAGAAGTTTATCGATAAGGCAGTGAGATGTAATGCGCTGCTGGCCAGCACAGGAGATATTGATGGATTT ATTACAATAGGAGATATAAAAGCAATAAACAGAAGTCagaacaaactacaatcaaacCTGGTGACGGAATCCTTAAATGACTGCCACCTCGTCATTAGCGATGACATCAAGACGGAGAAACAAGTTGAGTATGATGAATTCAGTGATGACAACAGAGATGAACTACCAGAATCAGAACCGGTACTGGAAGTTAAGGATGAAAAGATATTTGTAGAGGAGTATCCGGGGTACACTAGCGAAGATGATAGAACTTTAAGTGAAGTTTACAAGGAGAAAAAAGTGAAGAAGAAGAAGtgtaaagttaaaagtgacaaagtgaAGGATCCTGATGTGGAAGCAGAGATGGAGAGTGTGGTGAAAGGAAGCGCAGACGACACTCCTGAAACTACTATGAATAG GTACAAGAAGTCCATGGTCCGGCGGCGGAAGGTGGAGTCGTTCGGGCTGGAGCTGTTCACGGTTACCACGGCGTCGTACGAGGAACAGGTGGCGGAGGTGGCGCGCCGGCAGGAGAGCCACGCCTACCGCACCGCCCCCTTCCGCTGCACGGTGTGCTACCGCGCCTTCAACACGCGCGACCGCTACGACGCGCACGCCGTCAGACACAGCGAG CAATCTGGCGCGTACGAATGTTTCATCTGCAAGACGCGGCTGAAGACGGCGCGCGCGCTGCGCAAGCACCTCACCGCGCAGCACACAGAGAAGTACTCCTGCAAGGGATGCCCCTTCTCCACCAGGAACAG gGGCGTGGCGCGCGACCACGAGCGCTGGCACGCCGGCACCAAGTACCAGTGCCCGCACTGCCCCAGCGAGTTCGA CAAGGTGACGACGTACCTGGGCCACATCCGCATCAAGCACGTGTCGCGGTTCGTGTGCGGGCTGTGCGGCTACACCTTCATTAGCCAGAAGGGCATCGACGTGCACAAGAGGAAGAAGCACCGCCTTGCCGACGACCAG TTGCCGCTGGAGGGTCCGTACTGCGCGGAGTGCGACGTGCGGTTCCTGACGCAGGAGGCGCACGACCGGCACCTACAGCTGTCCTCCCAGCACAGCACCGACCACGACCC CAACCGCATCCGCAACGACTCTCAGAGCATGAACACGGAGGGGCGGCGGCGCGGTGAGGTGCGGCGCATCGAGCGGCGGCCGCGCGTGCACGCCGGCGACGCGCCCGCCGACGAGGACGCTGCCATGGGGGGCGGGCCCGTCTCGTGCGAGCAG TGCGGCATCCAGCTGCACGACCTGCGTCTGTACGCGCAGCACTTCCGGCGCGCTCACCCCGACAAGAACCGCACCAAGTACCCCGCCATGAAGTCGCCCTGCATGTGCGAGCAGTGCGGCCGCATCTTCCAG AGCATGGCGCTGCTGAAGGACCACATGTGGGTGCACACGGGCGAGAAGCGGTTCAAGTGCGACCGCTGCGACAAGAGCTTCACGCAGAAGACCAACCTGGTGTTCCACATGCGCGTGCACAGCGCCCAGCGGCCCTCCTTCCCCTGCCCCGTGTGCGGGAAACACTTCGCCTTCTTCAACAACCGCCGCCGCCACATGTTT ATCCATACCGGCCTCAAGCCGTTCAAGTGCGACACGTGCGACAAGTGTTTCACTACGGGCGGGGAGCTGCGCGCGCACGTCGACCACGTGCACCTCAAGAAGCCCTGGCCGAAGCGCGTGCGGACGAGACACCACGCCTGGCCGGGACCCGAAG acTGA